The proteins below come from a single Aegilops tauschii subsp. strangulata cultivar AL8/78 chromosome 6, Aet v6.0, whole genome shotgun sequence genomic window:
- the LOC120966649 gene encoding uncharacterized protein isoform X5 translates to MAGLEGFEFFEIVIEKSCSRQRLPDNFAKMLTGREPHKVKLREAGSGLRRLWDVLVVFDGEGHMYLGPGWEQFARAHELQLGHFLVFRYDGDAMFTVKMFDNTMCRMYYQHDDDASNGSSSGDDEEQPILANDDPAMVVADDDLAMVVADDDPAMVVADDDLAIVVPNDDLAMVVPDNDLVMVVAPAIPQLGDRTMPIVVEEYIRVGIRHSERIRLMKEKKEE, encoded by the exons ATGGCTGGCTTGGAAGGTTTCGAGTTCTTCGAGATCGTAATTGAAAAATCTTGCAGTAGGCAG aggctgcctgacaatTTTGCGAAGATGCTCACCGGCCGTGAGCCCCACAAAGTGAAGCTGCGGGAGGCCGGCAGCGGGcttcgcaggctgtgggacgtgtTGGTGGTGTTCGATGGTGAAGGCCACATGTACCTAGGGCCCGGCTGGGAGCAGTTCGCCCGCGCCCATGAGCTACAGCTCGGGCACTTCCTTGTCTTCCGCTACGATGGCGACGCCATGTTCACCGTGAAGATGTTCGACAACACCATGTGCCGCATGTACTACCAGCACGACGACGATGCCA gcaatgggagcagcagcggGGATGACGAGGAGCAGCCTATTCTGGCTAACGACGACCCTGCTATGGTGGTGGCGGATGACGACCTTGCTatggtggtggctgacgatgACCCTGCTATGGTGGTGGCTGACGACGACCTCGCGATTGTGGTGCCTAATGATGACCTCGCaatggtggtgcctgacaatgacctcgTCATGGTGGTGGCGCCTGCAATCCCACAGCTTGGCGACAGGACCATGCCAATTGTGGTAGAGGAGTACATCCGCGTTGGGATTCGCCACTCTGAGCGCATCAGGTTGatgaaggagaagaaggaggagtgA
- the LOC120966649 gene encoding uncharacterized protein isoform X2: MSRNNILMLLLLLLFLLWLPEMLIFYFFEALVSYLCPVLFMVTCCLIYNAAFQRSEMAGLEGFEFFEIVIEKSCSRQMLTGREPHKVKLREAGSGLRRLWDVLVVFDGEGHMYLGPGWEQFARAHELQLGHFLVFRYDGDAMFTVKMFDNTMCRMYYQHDDDASNGSSSGDDEEQPILANDDPAMVVADDDLAMVVADDDPAMVVADDDLAIVVPNDDLAMVVPDNDLVMVVAPAIPQLGDRTMPIVVEEYIRVGIRHSERIRLMKEKKEE; this comes from the exons ATGTCCAGAAACAATATTTTgatgttgctgttgctgttgttatTCTTGTTGTGGTTACCTGAAATGTTGATATTCTACTTTTTTGAAGCGCTTGTTTCCTATTTATGTCCAGTCCTGTTTATGGTAACTTGTTGTTTAATTTACAATGCTGCTTTTCAGAGAAGTGAGATGGCTGGCTTGGAAGGTTTCGAGTTCTTCGAGATCGTAATTGAAAAATCTTGCAGTAGGCAG ATGCTCACCGGCCGTGAGCCCCACAAAGTGAAGCTGCGGGAGGCCGGCAGCGGGcttcgcaggctgtgggacgtgtTGGTGGTGTTCGATGGTGAAGGCCACATGTACCTAGGGCCCGGCTGGGAGCAGTTCGCCCGCGCCCATGAGCTACAGCTCGGGCACTTCCTTGTCTTCCGCTACGATGGCGACGCCATGTTCACCGTGAAGATGTTCGACAACACCATGTGCCGCATGTACTACCAGCACGACGACGATGCCA gcaatgggagcagcagcggGGATGACGAGGAGCAGCCTATTCTGGCTAACGACGACCCTGCTATGGTGGTGGCGGATGACGACCTTGCTatggtggtggctgacgatgACCCTGCTATGGTGGTGGCTGACGACGACCTCGCGATTGTGGTGCCTAATGATGACCTCGCaatggtggtgcctgacaatgacctcgTCATGGTGGTGGCGCCTGCAATCCCACAGCTTGGCGACAGGACCATGCCAATTGTGGTAGAGGAGTACATCCGCGTTGGGATTCGCCACTCTGAGCGCATCAGGTTGatgaaggagaagaaggaggagtgA
- the LOC120966649 gene encoding uncharacterized protein isoform X6, translating to MAGLEGFEFFEIVIEKSCSRQMLTGREPHKVKLREAGSGLRRLWDVLVVFDGEGHMYLGPGWEQFARAHELQLGHFLVFRYDGDAMFTVKMFDNTMCRMYYQHDDDASNGSSSGDDEEQPILANDDPAMVVADDDLAMVVADDDPAMVVADDDLAIVVPNDDLAMVVPDNDLVMVVAPAIPQLGDRTMPIVVEEYIRVGIRHSERIRLMKEKKEE from the exons ATGGCTGGCTTGGAAGGTTTCGAGTTCTTCGAGATCGTAATTGAAAAATCTTGCAGTAGGCAG ATGCTCACCGGCCGTGAGCCCCACAAAGTGAAGCTGCGGGAGGCCGGCAGCGGGcttcgcaggctgtgggacgtgtTGGTGGTGTTCGATGGTGAAGGCCACATGTACCTAGGGCCCGGCTGGGAGCAGTTCGCCCGCGCCCATGAGCTACAGCTCGGGCACTTCCTTGTCTTCCGCTACGATGGCGACGCCATGTTCACCGTGAAGATGTTCGACAACACCATGTGCCGCATGTACTACCAGCACGACGACGATGCCA gcaatgggagcagcagcggGGATGACGAGGAGCAGCCTATTCTGGCTAACGACGACCCTGCTATGGTGGTGGCGGATGACGACCTTGCTatggtggtggctgacgatgACCCTGCTATGGTGGTGGCTGACGACGACCTCGCGATTGTGGTGCCTAATGATGACCTCGCaatggtggtgcctgacaatgacctcgTCATGGTGGTGGCGCCTGCAATCCCACAGCTTGGCGACAGGACCATGCCAATTGTGGTAGAGGAGTACATCCGCGTTGGGATTCGCCACTCTGAGCGCATCAGGTTGatgaaggagaagaaggaggagtgA
- the LOC120966649 gene encoding uncharacterized protein isoform X1, translated as MSRNNILMLLLLLLFLLWLPEMLIFYFFEALVSYLCPVLFMVTCCLIYNAAFQRSEMAGLEGFEFFEIVIEKSCSRQRLPDNFAKMLTGREPHKVKLREAGSGLRRLWDVLVVFDGEGHMYLGPGWEQFARAHELQLGHFLVFRYDGDAMFTVKMFDNTMCRMYYQHDDDASNGSSSGDDEEQPILANDDPAMVVADDDLAMVVADDDPAMVVADDDLAIVVPNDDLAMVVPDNDLVMVVAPAIPQLGDRTMPIVVEEYIRVGIRHSERIRLMKEKKEE; from the exons ATGTCCAGAAACAATATTTTgatgttgctgttgctgttgttatTCTTGTTGTGGTTACCTGAAATGTTGATATTCTACTTTTTTGAAGCGCTTGTTTCCTATTTATGTCCAGTCCTGTTTATGGTAACTTGTTGTTTAATTTACAATGCTGCTTTTCAGAGAAGTGAGATGGCTGGCTTGGAAGGTTTCGAGTTCTTCGAGATCGTAATTGAAAAATCTTGCAGTAGGCAG aggctgcctgacaatTTTGCGAAGATGCTCACCGGCCGTGAGCCCCACAAAGTGAAGCTGCGGGAGGCCGGCAGCGGGcttcgcaggctgtgggacgtgtTGGTGGTGTTCGATGGTGAAGGCCACATGTACCTAGGGCCCGGCTGGGAGCAGTTCGCCCGCGCCCATGAGCTACAGCTCGGGCACTTCCTTGTCTTCCGCTACGATGGCGACGCCATGTTCACCGTGAAGATGTTCGACAACACCATGTGCCGCATGTACTACCAGCACGACGACGATGCCA gcaatgggagcagcagcggGGATGACGAGGAGCAGCCTATTCTGGCTAACGACGACCCTGCTATGGTGGTGGCGGATGACGACCTTGCTatggtggtggctgacgatgACCCTGCTATGGTGGTGGCTGACGACGACCTCGCGATTGTGGTGCCTAATGATGACCTCGCaatggtggtgcctgacaatgacctcgTCATGGTGGTGGCGCCTGCAATCCCACAGCTTGGCGACAGGACCATGCCAATTGTGGTAGAGGAGTACATCCGCGTTGGGATTCGCCACTCTGAGCGCATCAGGTTGatgaaggagaagaaggaggagtgA
- the LOC120966649 gene encoding uncharacterized protein isoform X4: MVSEVNRSEMAGLEGFEFFEIVIEKSCSRQMLTGREPHKVKLREAGSGLRRLWDVLVVFDGEGHMYLGPGWEQFARAHELQLGHFLVFRYDGDAMFTVKMFDNTMCRMYYQHDDDASNGSSSGDDEEQPILANDDPAMVVADDDLAMVVADDDPAMVVADDDLAIVVPNDDLAMVVPDNDLVMVVAPAIPQLGDRTMPIVVEEYIRVGIRHSERIRLMKEKKEE; encoded by the exons ATGGTTTCTGAAGTAAAC AGAAGTGAGATGGCTGGCTTGGAAGGTTTCGAGTTCTTCGAGATCGTAATTGAAAAATCTTGCAGTAGGCAG ATGCTCACCGGCCGTGAGCCCCACAAAGTGAAGCTGCGGGAGGCCGGCAGCGGGcttcgcaggctgtgggacgtgtTGGTGGTGTTCGATGGTGAAGGCCACATGTACCTAGGGCCCGGCTGGGAGCAGTTCGCCCGCGCCCATGAGCTACAGCTCGGGCACTTCCTTGTCTTCCGCTACGATGGCGACGCCATGTTCACCGTGAAGATGTTCGACAACACCATGTGCCGCATGTACTACCAGCACGACGACGATGCCA gcaatgggagcagcagcggGGATGACGAGGAGCAGCCTATTCTGGCTAACGACGACCCTGCTATGGTGGTGGCGGATGACGACCTTGCTatggtggtggctgacgatgACCCTGCTATGGTGGTGGCTGACGACGACCTCGCGATTGTGGTGCCTAATGATGACCTCGCaatggtggtgcctgacaatgacctcgTCATGGTGGTGGCGCCTGCAATCCCACAGCTTGGCGACAGGACCATGCCAATTGTGGTAGAGGAGTACATCCGCGTTGGGATTCGCCACTCTGAGCGCATCAGGTTGatgaaggagaagaaggaggagtgA
- the LOC120966649 gene encoding uncharacterized protein isoform X3, with product MVSEVNRSEMAGLEGFEFFEIVIEKSCSRQRLPDNFAKMLTGREPHKVKLREAGSGLRRLWDVLVVFDGEGHMYLGPGWEQFARAHELQLGHFLVFRYDGDAMFTVKMFDNTMCRMYYQHDDDASNGSSSGDDEEQPILANDDPAMVVADDDLAMVVADDDPAMVVADDDLAIVVPNDDLAMVVPDNDLVMVVAPAIPQLGDRTMPIVVEEYIRVGIRHSERIRLMKEKKEE from the exons ATGGTTTCTGAAGTAAAC AGAAGTGAGATGGCTGGCTTGGAAGGTTTCGAGTTCTTCGAGATCGTAATTGAAAAATCTTGCAGTAGGCAG aggctgcctgacaatTTTGCGAAGATGCTCACCGGCCGTGAGCCCCACAAAGTGAAGCTGCGGGAGGCCGGCAGCGGGcttcgcaggctgtgggacgtgtTGGTGGTGTTCGATGGTGAAGGCCACATGTACCTAGGGCCCGGCTGGGAGCAGTTCGCCCGCGCCCATGAGCTACAGCTCGGGCACTTCCTTGTCTTCCGCTACGATGGCGACGCCATGTTCACCGTGAAGATGTTCGACAACACCATGTGCCGCATGTACTACCAGCACGACGACGATGCCA gcaatgggagcagcagcggGGATGACGAGGAGCAGCCTATTCTGGCTAACGACGACCCTGCTATGGTGGTGGCGGATGACGACCTTGCTatggtggtggctgacgatgACCCTGCTATGGTGGTGGCTGACGACGACCTCGCGATTGTGGTGCCTAATGATGACCTCGCaatggtggtgcctgacaatgacctcgTCATGGTGGTGGCGCCTGCAATCCCACAGCTTGGCGACAGGACCATGCCAATTGTGGTAGAGGAGTACATCCGCGTTGGGATTCGCCACTCTGAGCGCATCAGGTTGatgaaggagaagaaggaggagtgA